Proteins encoded within one genomic window of Bos mutus isolate GX-2022 chromosome 9, NWIPB_WYAK_1.1, whole genome shotgun sequence:
- the LOC102273471 gene encoding trace amine-associated receptor 4-like, whose translation MNSLDLWNPSEVQFCFALVNNSCPRNTRSGLSACALYVVMISAIVMTMLGNLVVIISIAHFKQLHSPTNFLILSMATTDFLLSCVVMPFSMIRSIESCWYFGDLFCKVHSCCDIMLCTTSIFHLCFISVDRYYAVCDPLHYVTKITISLVGVFLLISWSIPIFFAFGLVFSELNIIGAEDFVAATDCTGLCVLIFNKLWGVLASFIAFFLPGTVMVGIYIHIFTVARKHARQIGTGSMMKHIGSESKMKASTKTESKATKTLSIVMGVFVLCWLPFFVLTITDPFINFTTPEDLYNIFLWLGYFNSAFNPIIYGMFYPWFHKALRTIVSGMIFHPDSSNLSIFPACA comes from the coding sequence ATGAATTCACTGGACCTTTGGAACCCTTCAGAAGTACAATTCTGCTTTGCTCTGGTGAACAATTCATGCCCTAGAAACACGAGGTCTGGGCTGAGTGCCTGTGCCTTGTATGTTGTCATGATCAGTGCCATAGTAATGACCATGCTGGGCAACCTGGTTGTGATCATTTCCATTGCCCACTTCAAGCAGCTCCACTCCCCCACCAACTTCCTGATCCTCTCCATGGCCACCACTGACTTCTTGCTGAGCTGTGTGGTCATGCCCTTCAGTATGATCCGGTCCATTGAGTCCTGCTGGTACTTTGGCGATCTCTTTTGCAAAGTCCACAGCTGCTGTGACATCATGCTCTGTACCACTTCCATTTTCCACCTCTGCTTCATCTCAGTGGACCGCTACTATGCTGTTTGTGACCCTTTGCATTATGTCACCAAAATTACCATCTCTCTCGTAGGAGTCTTTCTACTCATCAGTTGGTCTATTCCCATCTTTTTTGCTTTTGGCCTGGTATTCTCAGAATTAAACATAATTGGTGCAGAAGACTTTGTTGCAGCCACTGACTGTACAGGTTTATGTGTGCTGATATTTAACAAGCTCTGGGGGGTGCTGGCCTCCTTTATAGCCTTCTTTCTCCCTGGGACCGTAATGGTGGGaatttacatacatattttcaCAGTAGCCAGGAAGCACGCTAGGCAAATTGGCACAGGTTCTATGATGAAACACATTGGGTCGGAAAGCAAAATGAAGGCATCAACCAAAACAGAAAGCAAGGCCACCAAGACTTTGAGCATCGTCATGGGAGTATTTGTGTTGTGTTGGCTGCCCTTTTTTGTCTTGACAATCACAGACCCTTTCATTAATTTTACAACGCCTGAAGATTTGTACAACATCTTTCTCTGGTTGGGCTATTTTAATTCCGCTTTCAATCCCATTATATATGGTATGTTTTATCCTTGGTTTCACAAGGCGTTGAGAACAATTGTCTCAGGAATGATCTTCCACCCTGACTCTTCCAACCTAAGCATATTTCCTGCATGTGCTTAG